The Pseudomonas sp. R4-35-07 nucleotide sequence ATGGCCTTTTAGTATTAATTAAGGTGTGCTTATTTTGAATCGTACTTCCCCGCCAGCGTCTGATGAAATTGATCTGTTTGAATTGTTTCACGCCATCTGGCGACAAAAAAAGCTGATCGTGGGGTGTACGATTCTGGCGGGAGTTTTAGGCGCGGGGTATGCCTTCCTGGCGCCCAAGACCTACGAGGTCAGCAGCGTGCTACGGCCTGCGGCGATCAACGAGCTGGACGCGTTGAACCGCTCTGAAGTGTATAAATTGCCGCCCGCCGATGCGTTGCTAAAAGTGGGCGCGCAGTTGGACTCCTACGAGGCTCGCCTTGGGTTCTTCAAGGATCACGAGGAATTGTTCAAGGCGTTTCAGAAACCAGGGCAAACCCTGGAACAGAGTTTTGAAGCCTTCAATCGAAACTCGGTCAACCTCATCCTGCCGGACCCGAAGAAGTCCGACTCGCTGAGCAACTACATCCGTCTGGAATTGCAGTACCCGACCGATGTTGATGGGGTGAAAATTCTCAACGGGTTTGTCGACTACGCCATTGCCGCAGAGCGCCAGCAGGTCGGCGCCGACCTCAAGGTGATCGTGAATAACCGCTTGTCCGAGCTCAAGGGCAAGATCGACGCGGCCCGGGCCAACTACGACACCGAAAAGGAATCGAAAATCGCCAAGTTGCTCGAGGCGGACCGTCTCAAGCGTGCCCAATTGCAGGACGAACTCAGCGCCCTGCGCTTGCAGATGAAAATGGAGCGGACCAACCGCCTGGCGGAATTGGCTGAAGCCATCGGCATCGCTCAGTCCATGGGGATCAAAACACCGACCACGCCATCCTCCATGGCCGACTCCGCGCGAACCGGCTCGAGCCAGGTGATGCGCACCGAAGTCAACAATCAGAAGATTCCGCTGTACTTCATGGGTACTGAGGCCCTGGAGGCCGAGCGCGCCGCGCTGCAAAAGCGCACCAGCGATGACTTCACCAATCCGCGTATTGCCGAAATTGGCAAGGAACTCCAGCTGTTGGACGCCAACCGCGAAGTTGAA carries:
- a CDS encoding Wzz/FepE/Etk N-terminal domain-containing protein, which encodes MNRTSPPASDEIDLFELFHAIWRQKKLIVGCTILAGVLGAGYAFLAPKTYEVSSVLRPAAINELDALNRSEVYKLPPADALLKVGAQLDSYEARLGFFKDHEELFKAFQKPGQTLEQSFEAFNRNSVNLILPDPKKSDSLSNYIRLELQYPTDVDGVKILNGFVDYAIAAERQQVGADLKVIVNNRLSELKGKIDAARANYDTEKESKIAKLLEADRLKRAQLQDELSALRLQMKMERTNRLAELAEAIGIAQSMGIKTPTTPSSMADSARTGSSQVMRTEVNNQKIPLYFMGTEALEAERAALQKRTSDDFTNPRIAEIGKELQLLDANREVEVLRKRGNEDIFLQDVEPLRAEVARLRGLNIDMSNLKLVTIDRRAQEPLAPIKPKKALVIALSLVGGLLLGLMVALVRHLMFTQRGAVPYSALEDSSFSRRERKDDQL